One region of Limnospira fusiformis SAG 85.79 genomic DNA includes:
- a CDS encoding Uma2 family endonuclease — MVSIDLYKNLPTSDELPDSDDTPVDNEDQNFLPNYLLFLLAIIWKDRNDWYFGVDMGIYHTSGDNPRVPVIPDGFLTVGVNRRRPGNKSRKSYVVWEEGGMVPQLVLEVVSWTPGNEYESKMAIYEKLGVLYYVIYNPEYYQRDRHQPFEIYRQIDGKYQLQTGEPYWLPEIGLGIGRSQATLGGIDREILSWFDQEGRRYLSAEELAQQAQLEAQQAQLEAQKERQARLAAIAQLDNIGLTAEQISVALGLSINEVRQQLEES, encoded by the coding sequence ATGGTTTCTATTGACCTTTATAAAAATCTACCCACCAGTGATGAACTTCCCGACTCTGATGATACTCCTGTGGATAACGAAGACCAAAACTTTCTCCCCAATTACCTATTATTTCTTCTAGCAATTATCTGGAAAGACCGCAATGATTGGTATTTCGGTGTAGATATGGGAATTTATCACACCAGCGGGGATAACCCCAGAGTCCCAGTAATTCCTGATGGTTTTCTGACGGTGGGAGTGAACCGCCGCCGACCAGGTAATAAATCTCGGAAAAGTTATGTGGTCTGGGAAGAAGGGGGAATGGTTCCTCAGTTGGTGTTAGAGGTGGTTTCCTGGACTCCGGGAAATGAGTATGAGTCCAAAATGGCGATTTATGAAAAGTTGGGGGTACTATACTACGTTATTTATAACCCAGAATATTACCAACGCGATCGCCATCAACCCTTCGAGATTTATCGACAAATTGATGGTAAATACCAGTTACAAACGGGAGAACCCTACTGGCTACCAGAAATCGGTTTAGGAATTGGGAGAAGTCAAGCTACATTAGGTGGTATTGACCGAGAAATCCTGTCTTGGTTTGACCAAGAGGGGAGACGTTATTTGAGTGCGGAAGAGTTAGCACAGCAGGCTCAATTGGAAGCACAGCAGGCTCAATTGGAAGCACAAAAAGAACGTCAGGCGCGTTTAGCAGCTATTGCTCAATTAGACAATATAGGATTGACAGCAGAGCAAATTTCTGTAGCATTGGGCTTATCTATCAATGAGGTACGTCAGCAGCTAGAGGAATCATAG
- a CDS encoding Uma2 family endonuclease, with product MVSIDLYKNLPTSDELPDSDDTPVDNEDQNFLPNYLLFLLAIIWKDRNDWYFGVDMGIYHTSGDNPRVPVIPDGFLTVGVNRRRPGNKSRKSYVVWEEGGMVPQLVLEVVSWTPGNEYESKMAIYEKLGVLYYVIYNPEYYQRDRHQPFEIYRQIDGKYQLQTGEPYWLPEIGLGIGRSQATLGGIDREILSWFDQEGRRYLSSEELAQQAQLEAQQAQLEVQQAQLEAQQAQLEAQQAQLEAQQAQLEAQQAQLEVQQAQVEAQQAQLEAQKERQARLAAIAQLDNIGLTAEQISVALGLSINEVRQQLEES from the coding sequence ATGGTTTCTATTGACCTTTATAAAAATCTACCCACCAGTGATGAACTTCCCGACTCTGATGATACTCCTGTGGATAACGAAGACCAAAACTTTCTCCCCAATTACCTATTATTTCTTCTAGCAATTATCTGGAAAGACCGCAATGATTGGTATTTCGGTGTAGATATGGGAATTTATCACACCAGCGGGGATAACCCCAGAGTCCCAGTAATTCCTGATGGTTTTCTGACGGTGGGAGTGAACCGCCGCCGACCAGGTAATAAATCTCGGAAAAGTTATGTGGTCTGGGAAGAAGGGGGAATGGTTCCTCAGTTGGTGTTAGAGGTGGTTTCCTGGACTCCGGGAAATGAGTATGAGTCCAAAATGGCGATTTATGAAAAGTTGGGGGTACTATACTACGTTATTTATAACCCAGAATATTACCAACGCGATCGCCATCAACCCTTCGAGATTTATCGACAAATTGATGGTAAATACCAGTTACAAACGGGAGAACCCTACTGGCTACCAGAAATCGGTTTAGGAATTGGGAGAAGTCAAGCTACATTAGGTGGTATTGACCGAGAAATCCTGTCTTGGTTTGACCAAGAGGGGAGACGTTATTTGAGCTCCGAAGAGTTAGCACAGCAGGCTCAATTGGAAGCACAACAGGCTCAATTGGAAGTACAGCAGGCTCAATTGGAAGCACAGCAGGCTCAATTGGAAGCACAGCAGGCTCAATTAGAAGCACAGCAGGCTCAATTGGAAGCACAGCAGGCTCAATTGGAAGTACAGCAGGCTCAAGTGGAAGCACAGCAGGCTCAATTGGAAGCACAAAAAGAACGTCAGGCGCGTTTAGCAGCTATTGCTCAATTAGACAATATAGGATTGACAGCAGAGCAAATTTCTGTAGCATTGGGCTTATCTATCAATGAGGTACGTCAGCAGCTAGAGGAATCATAG
- a CDS encoding Uma2 family endonuclease: protein MVSIDLYKNLPTSDELPDSDDTPVDNEDQNFLPNYLLFLLAIIWKDRNDWYFGVDMGIYHTSGDNPRVPVIPDGFLTVGGEPPSRPGNKSRKSYVVWEEGGMVPQLVLEVVSWTPGNEYESKMAIYEKLGVLYYVIYNPEYYQRDRHQPFEIYRQIDGKYQLQTGEPYWLPEIGLGIGRSQATLGGIDREILSWFDQEGRRYLSAEELAQQAQLEAQQAQLEVQQAQLEAQQAQLEAQQAQLEAQQAQLEAQKERQARLAAIAQLDNIGLTAEQISVALGLSINEVRQQLEES, encoded by the coding sequence ATGGTTTCTATTGACCTTTATAAAAATCTACCCACCAGTGATGAACTTCCCGACTCTGATGATACTCCTGTGGATAACGAAGACCAAAACTTTCTCCCCAATTACCTATTATTTCTTCTAGCAATTATCTGGAAAGACCGCAATGATTGGTATTTCGGTGTAGATATGGGAATTTATCACACCAGCGGGGATAACCCCAGAGTCCCAGTAATTCCTGATGGTTTTCTGACGGTGGGAGGTGAACCGCCATCTCGACCAGGTAATAAATCTCGGAAAAGTTATGTGGTCTGGGAAGAAGGGGGAATGGTTCCTCAGTTGGTGTTAGAGGTGGTTTCCTGGACTCCGGGAAATGAGTATGAGTCCAAAATGGCGATTTATGAAAAGTTGGGGGTACTATACTACGTTATTTATAACCCAGAATATTACCAACGCGATCGCCATCAACCCTTCGAGATTTATCGACAAATTGATGGTAAATACCAGTTACAAACGGGAGAACCCTACTGGCTACCAGAAATCGGTTTAGGAATTGGGAGAAGTCAAGCTACATTAGGTGGTATTGACCGAGAAATCCTGTCTTGGTTTGACCAAGAGGGGAGACGTTATTTGAGTGCGGAAGAGTTAGCACAGCAGGCTCAATTGGAAGCACAACAGGCTCAATTGGAAGTACAGCAGGCTCAATTGGAAGCACAGCAGGCTCAATTGGAAGCACAGCAGGCTCAATTGGAAGCACAGCAGGCTCAATTGGAAGCACAAAAAGAACGTCAGGCGCGTTTAGCAGCTATTGCTCAATTAGACAATATAGGATTGACAGCAGAGCAAATTTCTGTAGCATTGGGCTTATCTATCAATGAGGTACGTCAGCAGCTAGAGGAATCATAG
- a CDS encoding Uma2 family endonuclease has product MVSIDLYKNLPTSDELPDSDDTPVDNEDQNFLPNYLLFLLAIIWKDRNDWYFGVDMGIYHTSGDNPRVPVIPDGFLTVGVNRRRPGNKSRKSYVVWEEGGMVPQLVLEVVSWTPGNEYESKMAIYEKLGVLYYVIYNPEYYQRDRHQPFEIYRQIDGKYQLQTGEPYWLPEIGLGIGRSQATLGGIDREILSWFDQEGRRYLSSEELAQQAQLEAQQAQLEVQQAQLEAQQAQLEAQQAQLEAQQAQLEAQQAQLEAQQAQLEAQKERQARLAAIAQLDNIGLTAEQISVALGLSINEVRQQLEES; this is encoded by the coding sequence ATGGTTTCTATTGACCTTTATAAAAATCTACCCACCAGTGATGAACTTCCCGACTCTGATGATACTCCTGTGGATAACGAAGACCAAAACTTTCTCCCCAATTACCTATTATTTCTTCTAGCAATTATCTGGAAAGACCGCAATGATTGGTATTTCGGTGTAGATATGGGAATTTATCACACCAGCGGGGATAACCCCAGAGTCCCAGTAATTCCTGATGGTTTTCTGACGGTGGGAGTGAACCGCCGCCGACCAGGTAATAAATCTCGGAAAAGTTATGTGGTCTGGGAAGAAGGGGGAATGGTTCCTCAGTTGGTGTTAGAGGTGGTTTCCTGGACTCCGGGAAATGAGTATGAGTCCAAAATGGCGATTTATGAAAAGTTGGGGGTACTATACTACGTTATTTATAACCCAGAATATTACCAACGCGATCGCCATCAACCCTTCGAGATTTATCGACAAATTGATGGTAAATACCAGTTACAAACGGGAGAACCCTACTGGCTACCAGAAATCGGTTTAGGAATTGGGAGAAGTCAAGCTACATTAGGTGGTATTGACCGAGAAATCCTGTCTTGGTTTGACCAAGAGGGGAGACGTTATTTGAGCTCCGAAGAGTTAGCACAGCAGGCTCAATTGGAAGCACAACAGGCTCAATTGGAAGTACAGCAGGCTCAATTGGAAGCACAGCAGGCTCAATTAGAAGCACAGCAGGCTCAATTGGAAGCACAGCAGGCTCAATTGGAAGCACAGCAGGCTCAATTGGAAGCACAGCAGGCTCAATTGGAAGCACAAAAAGAACGTCAGGCGCGTTTAGCAGCTATTGCTCAATTAGACAATATAGGATTGACAGCAGAGCAAATTTCTGTAGCATTGGGCTTATCTATCAATGAGGTACGTCAGCAGCTAGAGGAATCATAG